In the Nilaparvata lugens isolate BPH chromosome 9, ASM1435652v1, whole genome shotgun sequence genome, one interval contains:
- the LOC120352977 gene encoding uncharacterized protein LOC120352977 translates to MARIVTCHQRIVRNSKTCADNSQSLICYLQMMIMTTSSVSVFLFLKNDKLRESLLEIPWVDKPRWLRQTMHIMLTQTNRDIQMKPYGIFTLNYMSYKDLFAVLDGINKFCAYPGFS, encoded by the exons ATGGCAAGAATTGTAACATGCCACCAACGAATTGTAAG GAACTCCAAGACTTGTGCCGATAATTCACAATCTTTGATTTGTTACTTACAAATGATGATAATGACAACCTCCTCTGTGAGTGTATTCCTATTTCTCAAG AATGATAAACTGCGAGAATCACTGCTGGAAATTCCTTGGGTAGACAAGCCCCGATGGTTGAGACAAACGATGCATATTATGCTGACTCAGACTAATCGAGatattcaaatgaaaccttACGGCATTTTTACCCTCAACTACATGTCCTACAAAGAT CTTTTCGCGGTGCTGGATGGAATTAACAAGTTCTGCGCTTATCCAGGTTTTAGTTGA